A stretch of Fusarium poae strain DAOMC 252244 chromosome 2, whole genome shotgun sequence DNA encodes these proteins:
- a CDS encoding hypothetical protein (BUSCO:33748at5125), producing MPSNGAERLKNRQPIKKPVPAYLPGPGSVLTVDQTLYSTIREAPRELIEEFTLPIRSGKAWKAPAGSIVKISTPEGPQVGDLNIWNAHNPRERFWASRTKQLHASHVSTYDRLWSNLPYMRPLATIITDSLDWYGTDEHGGRVHDLLGTRCDPYINTVLSGGQYNFQCHSNLTRAVLPYGLNEQDVHDVINIFQVTGLDEQGRYFMNPCPAEKGDHIEFLAEQDLLMALSTCPGGDLSLWGFGEDSEEEMIKCCRPLKVEVYRLKDETLLQKNGWKPAEVSGYSGRHGLNVPLGENREEKA from the exons atgcCTTCCAACGGTGCCGAACGTCTCAAGAACAGACAACCCATCAAGAAGCCCGTCCCGGCGTACCTTCCGGGCCCCGGCTCCGTGCTCACCGTCGATCAAACCCTCTACTCAACCATCCGCGAAGCTCCCCGTGAACTTATCGAGGAGTTTACTCTTCCTATCCGCTCTGGAAAAGCATGGAAGGCACCTGCTGGTTCAATCGTCAAGATCAGTACCCCTGAGGGACCGCAAGTTG GCGACTTGAACATCTGGAACGCCCACAATCCTCGCGAACGCTTCTGGGCGAGTCGCACTAAGCAGCTCCATGCTTCGCATGTTTCAACTTATGATCGTCTCTGGTCTAACCTGCCATACATGCGTCCTCTAGCAACTATCATTACTGACAGCTTGGATTGGTACGGTACTGATGAGCACGGCGGTCGTGTGCATGATCTGCTGGGCACGCGATGTGACCCTTACATCAACACCGTCCTCAGCGGTGGCCAGTATAACTTCCAGTGCCATTCTAACCTTACTCGCGCTGTACTGCCGTATGGGCTGAATGAACAGGATGTTCACGATGTGATTAACATTTTCCAGGTCACTGGACTAGATGAACAAGGACGATACTTTATGAATCCTTGTCCAGCTGAGAAGGGTGACCATATTGAGTTCTTGGCTGAACAGGATCTATTGATGGCATTGA GCACCTGTCCTGGTGGTGATCTTTCTCTTTGGGGTTTTGGAGAGGATAGTGAAGAAGAGATGATCAAGTGCTGCCGTCCTCTCAAGGTTGAGGTATACCGTCTTAAAGATGAGACTCTACTGCAGAAGAATGGGTGGAAGCCAGCTGAAGTCTCGGGCTACAGTGGACGTCATGGACTAAATGTTCCATTAGGCGAAAATAGAGAGGAGAAGGCCTAG
- a CDS encoding hypothetical protein (BUSCO:17084at5125), with translation MSEEAKPVVPEEGAPPAEGEAGPSKKALKKAEAKAKKEALKAQRAAELAAQQAAAKLSLEDDPAKDSYGNKQVTAESFSSDAQEVEIRNLDESYDGKTVIVRAWLQNSRVQSAKMGFIELRKGGNWDIQGVIMATDKEPVVSKPMVKFVTSISPESYVVVQATVKKPLEPVKSCRVSTLELHINKCYVLAPAPAVLGMTMDAASQPIVNFSDESKAGEEAEKPAETTSTIPSASMLTHLDNIAMHKRSPVQQAIADIRIEVKRLFRNYLEPRHFKEFEPPCLIGAASEGGGNVFRLPYFGQEAFLAQSPQFYKQFEIAGGRERVFSSGPVFRAENSNTPRHMTEFTGLDLEMEIKDSYLEVLDVLEGVLLSILRGIHERCAVEIETVRSVYGSEPLLLPEPGKEVRLTFAEAQKLLREEGPAEFANVRDDEDMSTPQEKALGEVVRKKYNTDFYVIDKFPETARPFYAKLDDAGTTVGDGVRVTNAFDMFIRGQEVLSGGQRVNNPDELEERIRAKEIDPKSDGIREYLAVFRQVGVPAHGGGGFGLDRIVAWALALPSVHLAAYYPRTPKRLAP, from the exons ATGTCCGAGGAAGCAAAGCCAGTCGTTCCAGAGGAGGGCGCTCCTCCCGCCGAGGGTGAGGCCGGCCCCTCCAAGAAGGCTctcaagaaggccgaggccaaggccaagaaggaggctCTCAAGGCCCAGCGCGCCGCTGAGCTCGCCGCCCAACAAGCTGCCGCCAAGTTGAGCCTCGAGGACGATCCCGCCAAGGATAGCTACGGAAACAAGCAGGTCACCGCCGAGTCCTTCAGCAGCGATGCCCAAGAGGTTGAGATCCGAAACCTCGATGAGTCGTACGATGGAAAGACCGTTATTGTCCGCGCCTGGCTCCAGAACTCGCGTGTTCAGAGCGCCAAGATGGGCTTCATCGAGCTTCGAAAGGGTGGAAACTGGGATATTCAGGGTGTCATCATGGCTACTGACAAGGAGCCTGTTGTTAGCAAGCCCATGGTCAAGTTCGTGACCAGCATCAGCCCTGAGAGTTACGTCGTTGTCCAAGCTACCGTCAAGAAGCCTCTTGAGCCCGTCAAGAGCTGCCGCGTTTCCACTCTTGAGCTTCACATTAACAAGTGCTACGTCCTCGCTCCTGCTCCCGCTGTGCTTGGTATGACCATGGATGCTGCTAGCCAGCCCATTGTCAACTTCAGCGATGAGAGCAAGGCCGGtgaggaggctgagaagcCTGCCGAGACCACCTCCACCATTCCCTCCGCCAGCATGCTGACCCACCTCGACAACATTGCTATGCACAAACGAAGTCCCGTTCAGCAGGCCATCGCT GACATCCGTATCGAAGTTAAGCGACTCTTCCGCAACTACCTCGAGCCCCGCCACTTCAAGGAATTCGAGCCTCCCTGCCTTATCGGTGCCGCCTCCGAGGGTGGTGGTAACGTTTTCCGACTCCCATACTTTGGACAAGAGGCTTTCCTTGCCCAGTCTCCCCAGTTCTACAAGCAGTTCGAGATTGCTGGTGGCCGTGAGCGTGTTTTCAGCTCTGGACCTGTTTTCCGTGCTGAGAACTCCAACACTCCTAGACACATGACCGAGTTCACTGGTCTCGATCTGGAGATGGAGATCAAGGATTCTTACCTCGAGGTTCTTGACGTTCTTGAGGGTGTTCTCCTGTCCATCCTCCGTGGAATCCACG AGCGATGCGCTGTCGAGATTGAGACCGTCCGATCCGTTTACGGCTCCGagcccctcctcctccccgAGCCCGGCAAGGAGGTCCGCTTGACCTTTGCCGAAGCCCAGAAGCTCCTCCGAGAGGAAGGCCCTGCCGAGTTCGCCAACGTCCGCGACGACGAGGATATGAGCACTCCCCAGGAGAAGGCCCTGGGTGAGGTTGTCCGCAAGAAGTACAACACCGACTTTTACGTTATCGACAAGTTCCCCGAGACCGCCCGACCCTTCTACGCCAAGCTCGACGATGCCGGCACCACAGTCGGAGATGGAGTCCGCGTCACAAACGCTTTCGACATGTTTATCCGAGGACAAGAGGTTCTTTCCGGTGGTCAGCGTGTCAACAACCCCGACGAGCTTGAGGAGCGTATCCGCGCCAAGGAGATCGATCCCAAGAGCGACGGTATCAGGGAGTACCTGGCTGTCTTCCGACAAGTCGGTGTCCCTGCCCACGGCGGTGGTGGTTTCGGTCTCGATCGTATTGTCGCTTGGGCTCTGGCTCTTCCCAGTGTTCATCTCGCGGCTTACTACCCCCGTACGCCCAAGCGACTTGCACCATAA
- a CDS encoding hypothetical protein (TransMembrane:7 (o12-32i92-112o132-153i174-193o205-224i313-330o350-369i)) produces MASSPNISHRIPTIIILAVLAIFGLDALLLQLERNGWMDMSRSITQDPLPRFLPDTDRLIVKRYTGIGLLDEFFAFSNIVWAAVTDGSRPEVSLFMICFGGQLIATFMVFVIEAQRTVGWSPLVLNGAVWLWVIQSVGFGFIAPVYYVVHLLLTSKASWSQSVHVRDYLSLHTVVPSFVLGYFVPCIFLVYPFSNYNVRQWSNAVWAMAPFYIFILQTVFTGLLKRMSVGQDANRSKVVLEKAALRHAYGFAWNIAVVSQMTTYAVLIAASAFPDLFPNGIARSFTVEKVFVPDAAPHSYEPMSSAGAAMHNFLIYDFATGSVAGLIWGLQQLLEVKPELKSGEERMNLVRGVVTSVLLSGPGGALVALMQHRDESVLSAEAKAEKTQ; encoded by the exons ATGGCTTCTTCACCCAATATTTCCCATCGTATCCCTACAATCATCATTCTCGCCGTCCTCGCCATCTTCGGCCTTGACGcgctcctcctccagctcgaACGCAATGGCTGGATGGACATGTCACGTAGCATAACCCAAGACCCTCTTCCTCGCTTCTTACCCGACACAGATAGATTGATTGTCAAGCGATATACGGGAATCGGTCTACTTGATGAATTTTTCGCTTTTTCAAATATCGTCTGGGCGGCTGTGACTGATGGGTCCAGGCCGGAAGTGTCGCTTTTTATGATTTGCTTTGGTGGTCAGCTTATTGCTACGTTTATGGTGTTTGTCATTGAAGCTCAAAGAACTGTTGGATGGAGTCCACTCGTGCTCAA TGGTGCTGTTTGGTTGTGGGTTATTCAGTctgttggctttggcttCATTGCGCCGGTATACTACGTCGTTCATCTGCTCTTGACGTCCAAAGCGTCATGGTCGCAGAGCGTTCATGTTCGCGATTATCTCAGCCTTCACACTGTTGTCCCGTCTTTCGTGTTGGGTTACTTTGTGCCCTGTATTTTCCTGGTGTATCCGTTCTCCAATTACAATGTTCGACAGTGGTCCAACGCAGTCTGGGCAATGGCTCCTTTCTACATCTTTATCCTCCAGACTGTGTTTACTGGTCTTCTCAAGAGGATGAGTGTCGGACAGGATGCGAATAGATCAAAGGTTGTGCTTGAGAAGGCTGCTTTGAGACATGCCTACGGCTTCGCATGGAACATTGCTGTGGTAAGCCAAATGACCACTTACGCAGTCCTCATCGCAGCGAGCGCTTTTCCGGATTTATTCCCCAACGGTATTGCGAGGTCGTTCACAGTGGAAAAAGTTTTTGTTCCCGATGCAGCACCTCATTCGTACGAACCCATGTCCAGCGCTGGCGCAGCGATGCACAACTTTCTGATCTACGATTTCGCTACTGGTTCTGTCGCGGGACTTATCTGGGGTCTTCAGCAGCTACTGGAAGTAAAGCCGGAATTGAAGAGCGGGGAGGAGAGGATGAATCTTGTTAGAGGTGTTGTTACGAGTGTTTTGCTTTCGGGTCCTGGTGGTGCGCTTGTTGCATTGATGCAGCATCGTGATGAGTCTGTTCTTAGTGCTGAGgccaaggctgagaagaCACAGTGA
- a CDS encoding hypothetical protein (BUSCO:44796at5125), which yields MADQDITKYLQQSHDRLFVNNREWAENKAKVNPDFFKNLAAGQAPEYLWIGCADSRIPAEQICGLEPGEAFIHRNIANLVCNTDLNAMGVINYAVKHLGVKHIIVCGHYGCGGVKAAMTPQDLGLLNPWLRNIRDVYRLHEKELDAIADESERYDRLVELNVIEQCRNVIKSADVQQSWHENKYPIVHGWVFGFKDGLLKDLKIDFEAVLGDIQKIYNLVDKK from the coding sequence ATGGCCGACCAGGACATCACAAAGTACCTCCAGCAAAGCCACGACCGGCTGTTTGTCAACAACCGCGAGTGGGCTgagaacaaggccaaggtcaaCCCCGACTTCTTCAAGAACCTCGCCGCTGGCCAGGCCCCCGAGTACCTCTGGATCGGATGCGCCGATTCCCGCATCCCCGCCGAGCAGATCTGCGGCCTCGAACCCGGCGAGGCATTTATCCACCGCAACATTGCCAACCTGGTCTGCAACACCGACCTCAACGCCATGGGCGTCATTAACTATGCCGTTAAGCACCTCGGCGTCAAGCACATTATCGTATGTGGACACTACGGCTGCGGAGGTGTCAAGGCCGCCATGACTCCTCAAGACCTTGGTCTGCTGAACCCCTGGCTGCGAAACATCCGCGACGTGTACCGCCTTCACGAGAAGGAGCTCGATGCCATTGCCGATGAGAGTGAGAGATACGACCGACTCGTCGAGCTCAACGTTATTGAGCAGTGCCGCAACGTCATCAAGTCTGCCGACGTTCAGCAGTCATGGCACGAGAACAAGTACCCCATCGTTCACGGATGGGTCTTTGGGTTCAAGGACGGTCTGCTCAAGGATCTTAAGATTGACTTTGAGGCGGTGCTGGGTGATATCCAAAAGATCTACAACCTTGTTGACAAGAAATAA